A portion of the Candida dubliniensis CD36 chromosome R, complete sequence genome contains these proteins:
- a CDS encoding methyltransferase, putative → MTSITNNNNQHQVYYNKGFEKSISDTHSWRTVKNSANYVIPLIKPNFKILDVGCGPGSITIDFAQNYLSNGNNGGEGGSIIGIEPTQELIDIANENKLKLVPNLTNISFQIGSIYELPFDDNTFDLVHAHQVIIHLQDPIKALKELKRVTKPEGFVCIRDADLESSIVYPNKFSLLNDFYVIKAKNAISTDTQAGRKLRIKALQAGYESKNLKTSFSSWLLTDDLNLKQSWVNSTINRIKSDVEKLDPNDIEKNKQLNEKFIKLWQDWLKDETSMFNMNHFEIIYQKPT, encoded by the coding sequence atgacATCcattactaataataataatcaacatcaagtttattataataaaggatttgaaaaatctaTTTCTGATACTCATTCATGGAGAACAGTTAAAAATTCAGCTAATTATGTTATTCCATTAATTAAaccaaattttaaaatattagaTGTTGGATGTGGACCTGGTTCAATAACTATAGATTTTGcacaaaattatttatcaaatggtaataatggTGGTGAGGGTGGTTCAattattggtattgaaCCAACacaagaattaattgatattgctaatgaaaataaattaaaattggttCCTAATTTAACcaatatttcatttcaaattggatcaatttatgaattaccatttgatgataatacATTTGATTTAGTTCATGCTCATCAAgttattattcatttacAAGATCCTATTAAAGcattaaaagaattgaaaagagTGACTAAACCTGAAGGATTTGTTTGTATTAGAGATGCTGATTTAGAATCAAGTATTGTTTACCCcaataaattttcattattaaatgatttttatGTAATTAAAGCTAAAAATGCTATATCTACTGATACTCAAGCTGGAAGAAAATTAAGAATTAAAGCATTACAAGCAGGAtatgaatcaaaaaatttgaaaacttcattttcttcatgGTTATTAActgatgatttaaatttaaaacaatcTTGGGTCAATTCAACTATTAATAGAATTAAAAGTGATGTAGAAAAATTGGATCcaaatgatattgaaaaaaataaacaattgaatgaaaaatttataaaattatGGCAAGATTGGTTAAAAGATGAAACTTCAATGTTTAATATGAatcattttgaaattatttatcaaaaacctacataa
- a CDS encoding l-aminoadipate-semialdehyde dehydrogenase-phosphopantetheiny transferase, putative (Similar to S. cerevisiae LYS5), which yields MTLQDHLNDKSNIILFTTRLTKELIEFWNDDYNFECCLRLLNDLSLQSKISSSTKITNKQRFKQLLSNLFIRYIFNSILFESESTDLNLFNKIEFDYNEYGKPILSSSSLLSSSSLLNNFQFNISNSNDIIALVIEFSSIDPIGIDLSHSIQKNISNTKYLEQFKPIFDDIYELPQINNYFKFNHFWTLKESFTKFIGSGLNIELSDFYFIVDYNNNNNNDEFSNNNRNFQIKKRNITIDNQEEEEEEGKDHNFINYSLNWFDKIFINIDKLGQKNPFINNLNKKKKIYCRSSILDNGNEFKLPVIITIINQNKNKSIKPIELRFDKILSEYLNQ from the coding sequence ATGACATTACAAGATCATCTTAATGATAAATCCAATATCATATTATTTACTACTAGATTAACCAAAGAATTAATAGAATTTTGGAatgatgattataattttgaatgTTGTTTAagattattaaatgatttatccCTTCAACTGAAAATATCCTCTTCCACCAAAATCACCAATAAACAAagatttaaacaattattatcaaatttatttattagatatatatttaattcaatattatttgaatcaGAATCAActgatttaaatttatttaataaaatagaatttgattataatgAATATGGTAAACCcatattatcatcatcatcattattatcatcatcatcattgttaaataatttccaattcaatattaGTAATTCTAATGATATAATTGCTTTAGTTATagaattttcatcaattgatcctattggtattgatttatctcattcaattcaaaaaaatatatcaaaTACCAAATATcttgaacaatttaaaccaatttttgatgatatttATGAATTACCtcaaattaataattattttaaatttaatcatTTTTGGACATTAAAAGAATCatttacaaaatttatTGGTAGTGgattaaatattgaattatctgatttttatttcatagttgattataataataataataataatgatgaattttctaataataatagaaattttcaaataaaaaaaagaaatataacaattgataatcaagaagaagaagaagaagaaggaaaagatcataattttataaattattcattgaattggtttgataaaatttttattaatatagATAAACTTGGTCAAAAAAAtccatttattaataatttaaataaaaaaaaaaaaatttattgtCGTAGttcaattcttgataatggaaatgaatttaaattacCAGTTATTATAACtataattaatcaaaataaaaataaatcaattaaaccAATAGAATTAAGATTTGATAAGATATTATCGgaatatttaaatcaataa
- a CDS encoding potassium-activated aldehyde dehydrogenase, mitochondrial precursor, putative (Similar to S. cerevisiae ALD4) yields the protein MSIPLSIDVTLPDGKKFIQPTGLFINNEFIKSKSGKTLQSINPSTSEINGEVYAADIEDIDYAVECAFKAFKSWKKFTGVERGQYLYKLADLVEQQRDLLGSIEAWDSGKTKSTNANFDIDECIAVIRYAASWADKITGKVIQNDPKKFAYTIHEPWGVCAQIVPWNYPLLMSMWKIPIAIAAGNTVILKTSEITPLSMLYFASLIKQVGFPPGVINIVSGFGSTAGAALACHKKISKIAFTGSTATGKIIQKLAAENLKAVTLECGGKSPLIIRSDADIDQAIKWSAIGIMSNQGQICTSTSRIYVHESIYNKFIENFINHVKLNYKQGDVFNDEAIVGPQVSKLQYDKILNYIDIGKKEGAKCVLGGEKNIEGELSKGYFIKPTIFVDVKPEMRIVNEEIFGPVVVVGKFSTDEEVINYANQTDYGLGAAIFTKDITAAHNMASDIEAGMVWINSSNDSDYHIPFGGVKMSGVGRELGEYGLNMYTQAKAVHVNLGTRL from the coding sequence ATGTCAATTCCTTTATCAATAGATGTTACATTACCTGATggtaaaaaatttattcaacCAACAggattatttataaataatgaatttattaaatctaAATCTGGGAAAACTttacaatcaattaatcctAGTACTAGTGAAATTAATGGAGAAGTTTATGCTGCTGATATTGAAGATATTGATTATGCAGTTGAATGTGCTTTTAAAGCTTTTAAATCATGGAAAAAATTTACTGGAGTTGAAAGAGgtcaatatttatataaattggCTGATTTAGTTGAACAACAACGTGATTTATTAGGATCAATTGAAGCATGGGATTCAGGGAAAACTAAATCAACTAATGcaaattttgatattgatgaatgtATTGCAGTTATTAGATATGCTGCTTCATGGGCTGATAAAATTACGGGGAAAGTTATTCAAAATgatccaaaaaaatttgcttATACTATTCATGAACCTTGGGGGGTTTGTGCTCAAATAGTTCCTTGGAATTATCCTTTACTTATGTCAATGTGGAAAATTCCTATTGCTATAGCTGCTGGTAATACTGTGATTTTAAAAACTAGTGAAATTACTCCATTAAGTATGTTATATTTTGCTCTGTTGATTAAACAAGTTGGATTTCCTCCTGGAGtaattaatattgtttCAGGATTTGGATCTACTGCTGGTGCAGCATTAGCTTGtcataaaaaaatttctaaaATTGCTTTCACTGGATCTACTGCTACAGGGaaaatcattcaaaaattggCAGCGGAAAATTTAAAAGCAGTGACTTTAGAATGTGGAGGGAAATCTCCTTTAATTATTAGATCAGATGCTGATATTGATCAAGCAATTAAATGGAGTGCTATTGGAATTATGAGTAATCAAGGTCAAATTTGTACTTCAACATCAAGAATTTATGTTcatgaatcaatttataataaatttattgaaaattttattaatcatgttaaattgaattataaaCAAGGTGATGTTTTCAATGATGAAGCTATAGTGGGACCTCAAGTATCTAAATTACAATatgataaaattttaaattatattgatattggtaAAAAAGAAGGAGCAAAATGTGTTCTTGGAggtgaaaaaaatattgaaggAGAATTATCTAAAggatattttattaaaccAACTATTTTCGTTGATGTTAAACCGGAAATGAGAATTgttaatgaagaaatttttggtccagttgttgttgttggtaaatTTTCAACTGATGAAGAAGTTATTAATTATGCTAATCAAACCGATTATGGATTAGGAGCAGCAATTTTCACTAAAGATATTACTGCTGCTCATAATATGGCTAGTGATATTGAAGCAGGAATGGTTTGgattaattcatcaaatgattCTGATTATCATATACCATTTGGTGGAGTGAAAATGTCTGGTGTTGGTAGAGAATTGGGTGAATATGGTTTAAATATGTATACTCAAGCTAAAGCAGTTCATGTTAATCTTGGAACTAGGTTAtaa
- a CDS encoding low specificity L-threonine aldolase, putative (Similar to S. cerevisiae GLY1) — protein MDLSIFDNQSPAHNDFRSDTFTTPTISMIQSLSQTTLGDAVYNEDLKTIELENKVAQLTGKESGLFCVSGTLSNQIAIRTNLYQPPFSIMCDYRAHIYIHEAGGLSTLSQAMIQPIIPKNGIYLTLKDDILPNFIIDDGEIHGAPTKLICLENTLHGMIFPLNEIKKISKFCHKNQIKLHLDGARIWNASIETGISLKEYCSYFDSISLCLSKTLGAPIGTILVSDKKFILKANHFKKQNGGGIRQSGLLASMAIIAINENFSKLKKTHDMAKELGQLCHTKNIILEHPVQTNFVFIDLKANKINPKKLIEISNKYNIKIYSGRIAFHYQISQQSFENAKKVILEIIQYAKENPYEEEEEEEQTNFKFYTSENK, from the coding sequence atggATTTgtcaatatttgataatcaaaGTCCAGCTCATAATGATTTCCGTAGTGATACATTCACAACACCTACAATATCAATGATTCAATCATTAAGTCAAACAACATTAGGTGATGCTGTTTATAatgaagatttgaaaactattgaattagaaaataaaGTGGCTCAATTAACTGGGAAAGAATCAGGATTATTTTGTGTTAGTGGAACTTTATCTAATCAAATTGCCATTAGAACTAATCTTTATCAACCACCATTTAGTATTATGTGTGATTATCGAGCTcatatttatattcatgAAGCTGGAGGTTTATCTACATTATCACAAGCTATGATTCAACCAATAATTCCTAAAAATGGAATTTATTTAACTTTAAAAGATGATATTTTACCaaattttataattgatgatggaGAAATTCATGGAGCTCCAactaaattgatttgtttagAAAATACTTTACACGGAATGATTTTCCCattgaatgaaattaaaaaaatatctaaattttgtcataaaaatcaaattaaattacATTTAGATGGTGCAAGAATTTGGAATGCTAGTATAGAAACAGGTATTTcattaaaagaatattgTTCATATTTTGATAGTATATCACTTTGTTTATCGAAAACTTTAGGTGCACCAATTGGAACAATTTTAGTAAgtgataaaaaatttattttaaaagCTAATCattttaaaaaacaaaatggtGGTGGAATTAGACAAAGTGGTTTATTAGCAAGTATGGCAATTATAGctattaatgaaaatttttcaaaattgaaaaaaactCATGATATGGCTAAAGAATTAGGTCAATTATGTCATACCAAGAATATAATTTTAGAACATCCAGtacaaacaaattttgttttcattgatttaaaagctaataaaattaatcctaaaaaattgatagaaatatctaataaatataatattaaaatttattCTGGTAGAATTGCTTtccattatcaaatatctcaacaatcatttgaaaatgCTAAAAAAGTTATTTTagaaataattcaatatgCTAAAGAGAATCCttatgaagaagaagaagaagaagaacaaactaattttaaattttataCCAGTGAAAATAAATAG
- a CDS encoding conserved hypothetical protein (spliced gene), whose amino-acid sequence MSKQPSQQQQHYQHQQQRQQKNITNSSSPVSDKQSHDSQQLLLAHLYNYFKTNGLEETAQTLLTECNNTIPKSTTTSYGYSLENSGLDYKNTFLDEWWGLLWSIQSSINPNLNQLTNPSGILTPQQQMILQQRMFQQQQQIQQQQQQQQQQQQQMMQQQQQQQQQPINNFGPRQQQSGVPNNLSAISANQMRPPGSNNFQSNMSPSNEQLQSQARLQQLKFQFQQQQQQQQQQQQQQRQKKFQRQLSTSSQRSPIINNGQPQSQPLQQQQQQVQQQVQQRQDQRPASAPQTQPTSGNNNTSGGGGGVSPKLHRQSVDDYQMNLLQMENQNNLQRQKYLNNQSQQQSQQQQQSQQQSSSQKSSPFQPPAQQPKNVTTTNTTTTTTNRGQKSTRKQQQKNSRRQSTQQQHQHQQQSQQQLSSSQSFTTSNNSFDVSPQIQNQGMLSTKDQQHHQHHQQQQPQQQQSLPLNNNNHNNNKQDVVNGVFDDAFFSGNLLLDDFNEFANSNMDDNNNNSINNSTTITTTNNNNNNLQFNTISSERMLFTMPPNQNQFSQQPGGGGGMSQPNFFEGIELSDGNSGNGNNGNNDNNGNNGNNVNNGDHNDHNDHNDNDDDDDDDAPIITTDWLSSMGSGPGYE is encoded by the exons ATGTCAAAACAACcatcacaacaacaacaacattaccaacatcaacaacaaagacaacaaaaaaatattaccAACTCATCCCTGCCAGTATCAGATAAACAATCTCATGATTctcaacaattattattagctcatttatataattatttcaaaactAATGGATTAGAAGAAACTGCTCAAACATTATTAACAGAATGTAATAATACCATTCCTAAATCAACTACAACTTCTTATGGTTATTCATTAGAAAATAGTGGTCttgattataaaaataCTTTTTTAGATGAATGGTGGGGGTTATTATGGTCAATTCAATCTTCAATTAATCctaatttaaatcaattgacaAATCCATCAGGGATATTAACtcctcaacaacaaatgatTTTACAACAAAGAATGtttcagcaacaacagcagatacaacaacaacaacaacaacagcaacagcagcagcagcaa ATGatgcaacaacaacagcaacaacaacaacaaccgattaataattttggtCCTcgtcaacaacaaagtGGTGTTCCAAATAATCTTTCTGCAATATCTGCTAATCAAATGAGACCACCTGGAagtaataattttcaatcaaatatgTCACCAAGTAATGAACAATTACAATCACAAGCAAGattacaacaattgaaatttcaattccaacaacaacaacaacaacaacaacaacaacagcaacagcaaagacaaaagaaatttcaaCGTCAATTACTGACACTGTCTCAAAGACTGcctattattaataatggaCAACCACAATCACAAccactacaacaacaacaacaacaagtcCAACAACAAGTCCAACAACGACAAGATCAACGACCTGCACTGGCACCACAAACTCAACCTACTTCAGGAAATAACAATactagtggtggtggtggtggtgtaTCACCAAAATTACATAGACAATCAGTTGATgattatcaaatgaatttattacaaatggaaaatcaaaataatttacaaagacaaaaatatttaaataatcaatcacAACAGCAActgcaacagcaacagcaactgCAGCAACAACTGTCACTGCAAAAACTGCTGCCATTTCAACCACCTGCTCAACAACCTAAAAATGTTACCACAACCAacaccactaccaccaccaccaatcGAGGACAAAAGtcaacaagaaaacaacAGCAAAAGAATTCAAGACGTCAATCtactcaacaacaacaccaacaccaacaacagagtcaacaacaattatcaTCTTCTCAATCTTTCACTacttctaataattcatttgatgTTTCAcctcaaattcaaaatcaaggAATGTTATCTACCAaagatcaacaacatcatcaacatcatcaacaacaacaaccacaacaacaacaatctcTACCTttgaacaataataatcataataataataaacaagatGTTGTTAATGGAGTATTTGATGATGCATTTTTCCTGggtaatttattattagatgattttaatgaatttgcCAATAGTAATAtggatgataataataataattctattaataattctactactattactactactaataataataataataatttacaatttaATACTATATCATCGGAAAGAATGTTGTTTACTATGCcaccaaatcaaaatcaatttctgcAACAACcaggaggaggaggaggaatGCTGCAACCTAATTTTTTCGAAGGTATTGAATTAAGTGATGGAAATTCCGGTAATGGAAATAATggaaataatgataataatggaaACAATGGTAACAATGTTAACAATGGTGATCATAATGATCATAATGAtcataatgataatgatgatgatgatgatgatgatgcaCCGATAATTACTACTGATTGGTTAAGTCTGATGGGATCAGGACCAGGTTatgaataa
- the CDC43 gene encoding geranylgeranyltransferase type I beta subunit, putative: MNQLLITKHEKFFNRCLIGLPSSAQSEDSNKLAIIYFCLHGLQLLQKFQFHEQELIYYRNFIYKQFMIENNEIISFRSTHYFSNINKKFKFDCPNLSSTLFALYNLLILKSPYHNYINRNKIMKFLCKCQINNGINKGGFVPTLYYENGIYKQFGEPDLRVCYMALLIRHLMKYDNNNNNNNNNNNNNNTNEDKDKDNDKDNDKDNDNDKDNDNDKDNDKDNDIDVISLQKFILDRININGGFSSTIMDESHLGFTFCAVASLKLLNYPLENLQSTKEWLIHRQVDYPKNLYNNDNDNDNNNDYDYEYYRNIDIGGFNGRENKLSDTCYSWWCTGSLYNINCNFIKLVDLNKAKNYLLNQTQNQLFGGFSKDPQSIPDPMHSYLALASLSLWDHEKFALQEINPILTITKESYQFFKDEIKY; this comes from the coding sequence atgaatcaattattaattactAAACATgagaaatttttcaatagatGTTTAATTGGTCTCCCATCATCAGCTCAATCTGAAgattcaaataaattagccataatatatttttgtttacatGGACTTCAATTActtcaaaaatttcaatttcatgaacaagaattaatttattatcgtaattttatttataaacaatttatgattgaaaataatgaaattatttcatttaGATCAActcattatttttcaaatattaataaaaaatttaaatttgattgtccaaatttatcatcaacattatttgctttatataatttattaattttaaaatcacCTTATcataattatataaatcgaaataaaattatgaaatttttatGTAAAtgtcaaatcaataatggAATTAATAAAGGTGGATTTGTACCGACTCTTTATTATGAAAATGGGAtttataaacaatttgGAGAACCAGATCTTAGAGTTTGTTATATGGCATTATTGATTCGtcatttaatgaaatatgacaataataataataataataataataataataataataataatactaacgaggataaagataaagataatgataaagataatgataaagataatgataatgataaagataatgataatgataaagataatgataaagataatGATATAGATGTGATATCtttacaaaaatttattcttGATAGAATAAACATCAATGGGGGATTTAGTTCTACTATTATGGATGAATCACATTTAGGATTCACATTTTGTGCTGTAGCATCATTAAAATTACTTAATTATCCTTTAGAAAATTTACaatcaacaaaagaatGGTTAATTCATAGACAAGTTGATTATCCTAAGAATCTATATAATAATGACAATGACAATGACAATAAcaatgattatgattatgaatattatcgtaatattgatattggtgGATTTAATGGTagagaaaataaattaagtGATACATGTTATTCTTGGTGGTGTACTGGAAgtttatataatattaattgtaattttattaaattagtggatttaaataaagcaaaaaattatttattaaatcaaactcaaaatcaattatttggaGGATTTTCAAAAGATCCTCAATCAATTCCTGATCCTATGCATAGTTATTTAGCTTTAGCAAGTTTATCATTATGGGATCATGAAAAATTTGCTttacaagaaattaatCCAATTTTAACAATTACTAAAGAACTgtatcaatttttcaaagatgAAATAAAGTACTAA
- a CDS encoding mitochondrial transport protein, putative has product MSSSSSKTNQNGKSPDATVHLIAGAIAGLISAITLQPFDLLKTRLQQQQLTTKHEVRTTLTKELKKLTRIKDLWRGTLPSTLRTSIGAGLYFTTLSKMRSSWGDYKQFKDSSINLKSNSSILPKLTPLENLTIGFIARGIVGYITMPITIIKTRFESNLYNYNSMYEGISGIYLDDKQQQQHHQQHQQQTRSKSKGSWKNFFKGSVATLARDCPYAGLYVLTYESFKNDLIPMIIPYSYNLGDNKSSIINSTAAVLAASTCTTITAPFDAIKTRLQLTNEGSMTTVLKTMLQEDGGIKNLFRGLSLRLGRKGISAGISWCIYEELIKSNYFQSKFIKKDVPLK; this is encoded by the coding sequence ATGTCACTGTCATCTtccaaaacaaatcaaaatggTAAATCTCCCGATGCCACTGTTCATCTTATAGCTGGAGCAATAGCAGGATTAATATCAGCAATTACATTACAaccatttgatttattaaaaacaagattacaacaacaacaattgactACTAAACATGAAGTTAGAACTACTCTTactaaagaattgaaaaaacttACTCGAATAAAAGATTTATGGCGAGGGACTTTACCTTCAACTTTAAGAACTTCAATTGGAGCAGGATTATATTTCACTACATTATCAAAAATGAGATCAAGTTGGGGTGattataaacaatttaaagattcatcaataaatttaaaatctaattcatcaattttaccTAAACTTACTCCTTTAGAAAATTTAACTATTGGATTTATAGCTCGAGGGATTGTTGGATATATAACTATGCCAATaactattattaaaacTAGATTTGAATctaatttatataattataattccATGTATGAAGGTATTCTGGGGATTTATTTGGAtgataaacaacaacaacaacatcatcaacaacatcaacaacagaCACGGTCTAAAAGTAAAGGGTCTTggaagaatttttttaaaggtTCAGTGGCTACATTAGCTCGTGATTGTCCTTATGCCGGATTATATGTATTAACATATGaatcttttaaaaatgatttaatcCCAATGATAATTCCATATTCATATAATTTGGGTGATAACAAATCAAGTATTATAAATTCAACTGCAGCAGTATTAGCAGCAAGTACTTGTACAACAATAACAGCACCATTTGATGCAATAAAGACTCGATTACAATTGACAAATGAAGGATCTATGACAACTGTATTAAAAACAATGTTACAAGAAGATGGAGGAATTAAGAATTTATTTAGAGGATTACTGTTACGATTAGGAAGGAAAGGTATTAGTGCAGGTATAAGTTGGTGTATAtatgaagaattgattaaaagTAATTATTTCCAAtctaaatttattaaaaaagatGTTCCATTAAAGTGA
- a CDS encoding peroxisomal membrane protein, putative (Similar to S. cerevisiae PEX14): protein MNEELINSAVSFLKDPQVGTSPLTKKVEFLESKGLNQEEIEEALKRANDNSSSSSVTSSNSSNTTSTSPSYQPTSQQQQQQQQQQQQQQQQQVYPQPPLDYYNVAPPVPERSWKDYFIMATATAGVTYGLYQVITRYLIPSIIPPSQSSIDQDKEIINEEFIKIDKILDQLTIEQEEIKISNQNKLTEIDTVIENINDFLNKYNKDKLKFDDDLRLMKLEIDNLNNNIEKNMQLTKENINDELNEINQELQSLKNLIKARNGSSINQINGGNETRKIAPVSSIPSASEILKNARARARNVENITPEPKQEIKQESEPEPEPKQESETKPVKKSEQSILSKSDELKRSKDVTKNGVVASGIPAWQLQHKEQEIEEKSNQEDSQKQSTNNNNNNGIPAWQQAASSVDTPKSEEEIKEKIKNVGVPTWQLNASTNNSTTRNDDSDSNTVTPQQSTSAE from the coding sequence ATGAATGAAGAGTTGATTAATAGTGCTGTTTCATTCTTGAAAGATCCTCAAGTTGGTACTTCACCATTAACTAAGAAAGTAGAATTTTTGGAATCGAAAGGATTAAACCAAGAAGAGATTGAAGAAGCTTTAAAAAGAGctaatgataattcttcttcttcttcggtGACAAGTTCTAATCTGTCCAATACAACTTCAACTTCACCATCGTATCAACCAACTtcccaacaacaacaacaacaacaacaacaacaacaacaacaacaacaacaacaagtttATCCACAACCTCCACTTGATTATTACAATGTTGCTCCACCAGTACCAGAAAGATCATGGAAGGATTATTTTATAATGGCCACTGCTACAGCTGGTGTTACTTATGGATTATATCAAGTAATCACTCGTTATTTAATTCCATCAATTATTCCACCTTCTcaatcttcaattgatcaagataaagaaattattaatgaagaatttattaaaattgataaaattttagATCAATTAACtattgaacaagaagaaattaaaatttctaatcaaaataaattaacaGAAATTGATAcagttattgaaaatattaatgattttttaaataaatataataaagataaattaaaatttgatgatgatttaagattaatgaaattagaaattgataatttaaataataatattgaaaaaaatatgcaattaactaaagaaaatattaatgatgaattaaatgaaataaatcaagaattacaatctttaaaaaatttaataaaagcAAGAAATggatcatcaattaatcaaattaatggtggtaatgaaacaagaaaaattgcTCCAGTATCTTCAATACCATCTGCTTcagaaattttgaaaaatgctAGAGCTAGAGCTAGAAATGTTGAAAATATTACTCCAGAACCTAAACAAGAGATAAAACAAGAGTCAGAGCCAGAACCAGAACCTAAACAAGAGTCAGAAACAAAACCAGTGAAAAAATCAGaacaatcaatattatcaaaatcagaTGAACTTAAACGTAGTAAAGATGTGACTAAAAATGGAGTTGTTGCTTCTGGTATTCCTGCATGGCAATTACAACataaagaacaagaaattgaagaaaaatctAATCAAGAAGATTCTCAAAAACAATCcactaacaataataataataatggaatCCCGGCATGGCAACAAGCAGCATCATCAGTTGATACTCCTAaatcagaagaagaaattaaagaaaaaatcaagaatGTTGGAGTTCCAACTTGGCAATTGAATGCTTCTACTAATAATAGTACCACTAGAAATGATGATTCTGATTCTAATACTGTGACTCCACAACAATCTACATCTGCTGAATAA